In the Breoghania sp. genome, GACCAATGTGGCGTCGGGCACTTGGGGACCGTTCCAGAAATCGTCGAGCGGCTGGCTATCCGTCATCCCTTCAATATCGAAGATCGCGGGACACAGCGTCTTGACCGGAAGCCCTGCGCGCAAGGCTTCGAGGCCCGCGGAACTGTTCACGGTCACCATTCCGGCCGCGCCTTCCATCAGGCTATCCAGTCTTCCCCCGTCCACATAATCCACGCGCCAGCCAAGTCCCACTTCGCGCGCCATCTGCATGACGACACTCGGCCATTGCTCAAGGCCCGCATCGAGCGGATGGGATTTGACGACGAGCCGGGCCTTCTTCGGCGCATGGGTCGCAAACGAGGCAAAGATCATGCTCAGCGCCTTGGACATGCCCCCATACGGCGAATGATCACGAAGCTGAAAATCGCCTTCGAGCTGCATCGGCACCACGAACCATGGCCCTGCCCCGGTCGGACAGGCACCTGCCTTGAGCGTTGCGGCAAGGGCCGCGGCGGCCTCATCGCGCTTGCGTGCGCGCAGCAACCGGAGGCCAGCAGCCACATATTCCACCACCGGATTGTAGACCGTGTGTCGCCGGTAGTGGGGATAGAGGAACCATAGCGCAACATTGGCAAGGTTATAGGCGACATCCGGCGCGGCGACGAGCCAGAAGCTGTTGTGGAATTTCGGCGTGAAGTCGATCGGATCAAGCGATGCCGCAATCTCGCGGATCGTGTCCGGGTCATCCGGAAAATGCGAGCCGGTGGATGTCCCGTCCAGTTCGATGGTCATCCAGTCGGGACGGAGATAGCCAAGCTCGGTGGCGATCACCCGGATCCCTCGGGCGCGCGCCATCTGCCCCGCAATACGATGATAAAAGCGCCGGTCGCCATGAAGGATCACGTCGCTGACGCCCTCACGCACCATCAGATCGTCGATGTAGCGTTCCCAGGCCTGCGGTCGTCCCCGGTAATCATACGCGCCGCGCCGATGCCAGTAGAGACTGTCTCCGATACACAGATTGACGCGCAGCACCCGGTGTCCGGCGGCGGCGAGCGTATCGCCGATGCGCGAGAACAGGGGCGATAGCGGCCCTTGCAGAAACAAGAAGGTGCGGATTTCTTCCGCCAAGTCGTCAGCCCCATCCACTCTTGCGCCAGCATCGCACACACGAAGCAAACGGCACTATCGTACACCGCTCTGCCCTGCGCTAGGGGCTGACCTCTTCATGTGCCACCGCAAGCCCGCCTTGCGGCAACTGACGTCCGAAACAGTCGGCCGGTTGAAGTCCCCTTCGCAAGGCATCGGCCAACCGCGGCGGTGTTGGAACGTAGGCGCCGGGCTGATTGACCGTCCCGCGTGCAATGCGATCCGCTGCGGCCTTCGCTCCCGCCTGCTTGCCTTCGCGAGAATAGAAATTTCCGCGCACCTGGATCGTGTTCGCCATCACCGTGATCAAATCCTGAACAAGCTCCGGGTCCGGCTTTTCCGCCTTGGTCCAGAAAGCATCGAGCGGCCCCTGAAAGGTCAGGCCCGGCATGTCATAGACCGCGAAACCGAGTGTCTTGATCGGACACCCGGCCTTCATCGCATGAATTCCGACAGTGGAGTTGATCAGCACCGTGCCGCGGGCATGGAGAAGCTGCTCGCGCAGGTCGCCCGCCCGCACGAAGCGGACGCGGTCGCTCACGCCATAGCGCCGGGCCAGCCGGGCGATCCGCGACTTCCAGTGCGTCATGGCGTTGTCGAGCGGGTGCTGCTTGAAGAACAGAACCGTGTCCTTGGGAGCGCGGGTCGCAAACGAACGGATCACCAGCTTGACGGCTTCGGCCTGTCGCTTGAAAGGCGAGTTGGCGCGAAGCTGGTAGTCGGCGTCGATCTGGAGCGGAAAGAAATAGAACGGTTGCCCGGCATCCACCAGATCCTTGAGCACCGCGTGCGAGTGCTTCCTGTTGCGCCTGGTGGAGAAGATGCGCGGGAGATGACTGATATACTCAACAACCGGGTTGTAGAGCCGGTCGGCGCAATAGAACGGATAGGGCCCCCGCCCGAAATAGGCGAAGAGGTTGTAGACCACCTCGCAGAAGGCTTCCTTGGCATGGGGATAGGTGTAGAGGGCGCCCGGCTGCGGCGGCGTCATGTTGCGCGCAAGGGCGCGGATCTCGTCGGGATCGTTTGGGAAATGCGAATAGGCGGACATGCCGTCGCGCTCCAGCGTGATCCAGTCCGGCCTCAGATAACCGAATTCCAGAGCCGTGACGGCTACGCCGGCCTCACGTCCCACCTCCCCCGCGATCACATGATACGGCAATCGGTCGGCGTAGTAGACGATGTCTGTCACGCCGTGAATGGCGATGAACTTGGTGAGGTAGGAGCGCCAGTCGCGCAGACGCCCACGATAATTTACGGCACCACGCCGCCACCAGAACAGCCAATCCCCAAGATTGAGGTTTATTCGAAGAACCGAATGCCCTTGTTGCTCAAGCTCTCCCGCCAAGTCGCGCAGGAAAAACGAGGGCGGCCCCTGAAGCAGCAGCACTGTTCGTGGCTTCGTTTCTCTGACGTCCATCAATCCGCAGTCTTCTTTAAATCCCGGAGCGATTACCCCGGCCCGGACGCAAACGCCCCTTTTGCGCCCCAGTGTATCAGACCCTTAAAAAACGCCTGCCATGATGCTCGGCCAACGGCTCGGGCCACATGGCAGGGGAACACTGTCCATCAGATCATTTGTCCAGATCATCCGCGATGAGCTGCGAGGACCTCGCTGCAGCCAGGGCAGGCTGGATGATACGCAGGAACTTGCCCAACTCGGCGGTCGGATGGTTCGCGACATAGATCATGTCCTTGTCGCGCATGTGGAAATAACGCGCCACAAACCAAGCCTTGGCATCCCGCAGGTTCAGGCGGTAGATCACCGGAACCGGGAAATCGCTCAGCTTGTGCTGATCCTTCGGCGACAAGCGCGCCACCACTTCAGGTTCTTCAAAACGGAACAGGAAGACGGCGCTTGCATCCGCCGACAGATCATTGAGGCCGCCGACAAGCGCCAGCGCTTCGGCCATGGTCACCGTCTCGGTCGGGAAATGCTTGAGCGTCGTCTGCTTGACGGCGCCGAATGCGGTGAAACTGCGCGGCTTGGTCGTCAACAGGATATTGTCGCCCTTCACGAGGCGGACATTGTTGCGCGGCTGGTCGATCAGATCTGCCAGAAGCGTGCTGGCCTTGCGATCGCCGCGCTTGAGGGTAACCTCTGTCTCGTAGGCCTTGCCCCGTGCGCCGCCGGCTTCGGCGACAAGATCAAGCAGCCGCGTACCGGCCACGGAAATCGGATATTTGCCGGCCTTGTTCACATCCCCGACGACCACGGCGCTGTTGGTCTGATTGCCGGTGACAATGATCTGGACCTGCGGCTTCACCGCCTTGCCCACAAGTGCCTGCTCGACTGTTTCGCGCACGGCCTCAACGGAAAGCCCCGCGGCGCGTATGCGACCGGCGTAAGGCACGAAGATACGCCCGGTATCATCCACGCTGGTCTGCACGGTGGTCTTCTTGCCGTAGGACGTCGAGAAAATGCCCTTTTCGTCGGCTTCCCAGATATTGACGGACAGGACATCGCCCACGCCAATGCGCTGGCGCGGCTCTGTGCCCTTGATCCCGAAATAGTCCGCAAAACGGGTCGGCGTGAAGCGCCCCGCGATCTCGGCAACTTCCGGCGTTAGCTTGAAATTGAAGTAATCCTGGGAGTTGAGGCCGCCCTCTATGTCGCTCGCGCTCAACTCAGAGCTGGAGGGACCGCTGCCCGGCAGGGCCGCACAGCCCGCCAGCAAAGCTGCCACAAAGATCGCACTGACAGATTTCATCGCACTCAAGACTACTCGCCCCTTTATCAGCCCGAATCTCATAGCAGTTGTCGCAGCTTAATGACATGAAGGAAGCAGTGCCGGGGGGCCTACGTCAAATTCTGTTGCTGTCCGGCAACAGAATTTGAACGTTCAACACGCCGTCCATCACAACCAGAGAGGCAACACGTCCTTCAGGAGCTGCGCGACATTCAGCGGATGCGCTCACCGTGAGGGCGCGCAACCTTGATCCAAAGACCGCGTCCACCGTTAAACTTCGATTAAATCTGCAACAATCAAGACTCTTCGCTTCAAAGCCACCACGATGGACGCAAGCGGGTTCCGGCTCCTTGCAACCAGTCGCACTATCCCGAATCCACACATTGCTGGAACTTACTATCACGCCATGTGATCGCGAACACTTGCGACAATAAGACCGGATATCGCCCAGAAAAGGAACGCCGCCGCGAGCACCGTGATGGTCCAGCGCAGGCCCTGCGGATAGGATGCGAGATCCGGCAGCCTCGGCTGCACGAAAACCGCCAGATAGCGATTCTGACTGACCGCTTCCAGCCGTGCCTTTTCCAGGGACGCGAGTGAGGAGACATAAGCCCGTTCCGCAAATTCGCGTTCAGTCTCGAGCTCTTCGTACTGCGACAACTGCTGATTCAGGGTGCCTTCGCCTTTGCCATCGGTCTGGTTCGTCTGGTAACGAACGGCATTGATCTGCTTGGCGACGGCCTGGATCTGCGACTCGATCGATGTCAGCCGAGGCGAATTCGGGCTCATGGACACAACCGCGGATCGCTCGGTTTCCAGCATCGCCCGCTGACCTTCCAGCTCCGCAATGATCTTTTCGCGGGCCTTCGCGGTTTCAACCGGGTTTAACCGGCGCTCTTCGCCTCGAAACCGAGCGACAGCCCGCCTGGACAGTCGCAACCGGTTTTCCGCGCGCGCGACTTCGCTTTCGGCTTCCGAGACCGCATCTTCACGCGCCCGTCTGGACAGGTCGTTCACGAGAGCTTCGCTGAATCCGATCACTTTCTGGGCAACGACAACGGAATCTTTGGGACGAAATGCGCGCACGGTCAGCGTGATGATGCCGGAATACTTGTCGAACTCCGTGGTCACCATCGTGCGCCAGTACTCCACGAGATCCTCGATCGGCGCTTCGCGATCAACAGAGGCGAAGAAATCCGCCTCCGGTCGCGCATAGAGATGCCGCAGGTTCAGATCTTCATCGATCTTTCCGACCAGATCGCGCGAACCGATGAAGTTCTCGACGATATAGCTGTCGGACGTACTTGGAGCGGATCCCGTTATGCCGCTGAGCAGCGTCAGCCCATCCATGGATCCGCCGCCGGTTTCCTTCGAGCGAACGGCAAATTGGGCTTCGACCGCGTACTGATCGGAGGCTATGAACGCGAAATAGAGCCCGGTCACGAGCGTCGGCAGCAGCACCAACAGCACGAACGATATCTTGCCGATGCCGAAAGACCTGGCTTGAGCGATCAGAGAATGACGCGCCGAGTGCGCGGCGCGCGCGCGCGCATGATCCGGATAGCCGCCATGGCCGGGCTGCGCGATCGGCTTGCCGGCGCCGCGCCCTTCGGGCAAACGCACCACGGTGGGTTCTGGCGCCTCGCTCACAAGCCTCGCTCCGCCTTGCTGCATCTGAACGCCGCCGGCCGCACCTGCCTGCGCCCCCGGCTCACGTCGTGAATCCGGTGTCTTGGGACTATCTTGCATTACGCAAGCTCTCGATAGATTTCAGTCGCCTCGTCAATCGAATCATAGAAGCTGAGTTTCCCATTCTTCAAAATTGCTGCCATGTCGCAAAAACTCTTAACTGTTGCCGCCTGGTGAGAAACCATTATCACGTCTGCATTGTTCAGGCGCTGATCAAAGGCGTCTTTGCATTTTTGGCGAAAACGCGCATCGCCGACGGCCGTCAATTCATCGATGAGGTAACAATCGAACTGAATCGCCATACTCAGCCCGAAATTTACTTTCGCCCGCATGCCGGACGACAGCGTCCGCACCGGCATGTCGAAATAGGAGCCGATATCAGCGAATTCGCGCACCGTCTCCTCCACCATCCGCGGGTCGCTATTGTAGATTCGGGCAATGAAGCGTGAGTTTTCCATTGCGCTCAGGGCCGGATGAACCCCGGCACCCAGGCCGAGAGGCCATGAAATGCGGGTCTTGCGCCTCACCGTGCCGGAGGTTGGCGCTTCTGAACCGGCGATGAGCCGCATAAGGGTGGATTTGCCCGCGCCGTTCTTTCCCAGGATCGCGATATTTCGGCCACGGGGGAAATCGATTGAGATGCTGTCGAGCACACAATGATCGCCGGTCTTGACGCGGTAGTACTTCGACACATTGTCGAAATGCAGATGATGGCTCGCGACCTCCGACGCGGCAGTCGCACCTCTGCGATTATCGATCAGAGTGCTCGTGACACGACGCAGAATCGACCTGCCCATGTTGCGGCGCAATCCGGTCCCGTCTTGCGCTTCCCCGCTCCGGCTCAATTGGCCTATTCTCACTTAACCCCTCCGCCGACTTCGAGCATCATCCTGCATCTCCACGAGATCGCTTTCGCCACTTGCCAGATTCTGCCTGCCGCCGGAATGCACGAGAAACGTGCCCTCCTTGCCCTCAGATATCGAGGACACCCTGTTCATCTTGACTGCCTGTTTGAATTCTCCAGGCTTTTTTCCGTGCCGTGTACGCTGCATCCGTCCCGTTGAAGCCCTGTCCATCCCAGAACCGGCCTCACATGCAACCAACATCGAAGCGCTACAGAGATAACACTTTCGACACTTTATCGTAACAAAGCACGAGAGCTTTGGGACATTTTATCACAACCGGCACTTCAAAAGAACGCCCGGCAAAGACCGGACCCTTTGCTTTTAGCCAAAACGTGCAAGTTCCACCGGCTGAACGAGCCTGCCGATACGCCGGGGAAAATGACATAACAGCTCATAAATTCAAAATGTGATTTTCGAAATGGAAACGCTCGGGTGACCGAGTCTCCCGAGCGCTTCTCTGCAGGTCCTTTCCAAAGCCGCACAAAACCGACTGCGGCTCAGCTCAGTTCATATCCACAGAACCGCAAGCGTGATGGCCGGAAATGCCGTCAGAATCGCCACGCGGATCAAGTCCGACAGAACGAAGAAGATGACGCCCTTATAGGTCTGGGTCAGAGGCACGTCCGGAGCCATGGAGTTGATAATGAAGAGGTTCATCCCCACGGGCG is a window encoding:
- a CDS encoding ABC transporter ATP-binding protein yields the protein MRRNMGRSILRRVTSTLIDNRRGATAASEVASHHLHFDNVSKYYRVKTGDHCVLDSISIDFPRGRNIAILGKNGAGKSTLMRLIAGSEAPTSGTVRRKTRISWPLGLGAGVHPALSAMENSRFIARIYNSDPRMVEETVREFADIGSYFDMPVRTLSSGMRAKVNFGLSMAIQFDCYLIDELTAVGDARFRQKCKDAFDQRLNNADVIMVSHQAATVKSFCDMAAILKNGKLSFYDSIDEATEIYRELA
- a CDS encoding polysaccharide biosynthesis/export family protein yields the protein MRFGLIKGRVVLSAMKSVSAIFVAALLAGCAALPGSGPSSSELSASDIEGGLNSQDYFNFKLTPEVAEIAGRFTPTRFADYFGIKGTEPRQRIGVGDVLSVNIWEADEKGIFSTSYGKKTTVQTSVDDTGRIFVPYAGRIRAAGLSVEAVRETVEQALVGKAVKPQVQIIVTGNQTNSAVVVGDVNKAGKYPISVAGTRLLDLVAEAGGARGKAYETEVTLKRGDRKASTLLADLIDQPRNNVRLVKGDNILLTTKPRSFTAFGAVKQTTLKHFPTETVTMAEALALVGGLNDLSADASAVFLFRFEEPEVVARLSPKDQHKLSDFPVPVIYRLNLRDAKAWFVARYFHMRDKDMIYVANHPTAELGKFLRIIQPALAAARSSQLIADDLDK
- a CDS encoding RkpR, polysaccharide export protein, which encodes MSEAPEPTVVRLPEGRGAGKPIAQPGHGGYPDHARARAAHSARHSLIAQARSFGIGKISFVLLVLLPTLVTGLYFAFIASDQYAVEAQFAVRSKETGGGSMDGLTLLSGITGSAPSTSDSYIVENFIGSRDLVGKIDEDLNLRHLYARPEADFFASVDREAPIEDLVEYWRTMVTTEFDKYSGIITLTVRAFRPKDSVVVAQKVIGFSEALVNDLSRRAREDAVSEAESEVARAENRLRLSRRAVARFRGEERRLNPVETAKAREKIIAELEGQRAMLETERSAVVSMSPNSPRLTSIESQIQAVAKQINAVRYQTNQTDGKGEGTLNQQLSQYEELETEREFAERAYVSSLASLEKARLEAVSQNRYLAVFVQPRLPDLASYPQGLRWTITVLAAAFLFWAISGLIVASVRDHMA
- a CDS encoding capsular biosynthesis protein; amino-acid sequence: MDVRETKPRTVLLLQGPPSFFLRDLAGELEQQGHSVLRINLNLGDWLFWWRRGAVNYRGRLRDWRSYLTKFIAIHGVTDIVYYADRLPYHVIAGEVGREAGVAVTALEFGYLRPDWITLERDGMSAYSHFPNDPDEIRALARNMTPPQPGALYTYPHAKEAFCEVVYNLFAYFGRGPYPFYCADRLYNPVVEYISHLPRIFSTRRNRKHSHAVLKDLVDAGQPFYFFPLQIDADYQLRANSPFKRQAEAVKLVIRSFATRAPKDTVLFFKQHPLDNAMTHWKSRIARLARRYGVSDRVRFVRAGDLREQLLHARGTVLINSTVGIHAMKAGCPIKTLGFAVYDMPGLTFQGPLDAFWTKAEKPDPELVQDLITVMANTIQVRGNFYSREGKQAGAKAAADRIARGTVNQPGAYVPTPPRLADALRRGLQPADCFGRQLPQGGLAVAHEEVSP
- a CDS encoding capsular biosynthesis protein, with amino-acid sequence MAEEIRTFLFLQGPLSPLFSRIGDTLAAAGHRVLRVNLCIGDSLYWHRRGAYDYRGRPQAWERYIDDLMVREGVSDVILHGDRRFYHRIAGQMARARGIRVIATELGYLRPDWMTIELDGTSTGSHFPDDPDTIREIAASLDPIDFTPKFHNSFWLVAAPDVAYNLANVALWFLYPHYRRHTVYNPVVEYVAAGLRLLRARKRDEAAAALAATLKAGACPTGAGPWFVVPMQLEGDFQLRDHSPYGGMSKALSMIFASFATHAPKKARLVVKSHPLDAGLEQWPSVVMQMAREVGLGWRVDYVDGGRLDSLMEGAAGMVTVNSSAGLEALRAGLPVKTLCPAIFDIEGMTDSQPLDDFWNGPQVPDATLVDAFMTALAGTVQARGSIHSYDGLGAAVEAMSVRILENRLNEPAGRVDPPPRLERARTLGAPL